The following is a genomic window from Chloroflexota bacterium.
CAGCCGCGCTTCAAAGCTGGTTTGCTGACTTCGCCGAAATTAATGCCACGAAGGGCGGCCGGTTTTATGCCTGGTGGAATACGGGGTATTATGCTGTTGGAACAGTAAAAAAATGTAAGCCAGATGAAAAAATTAAACTCGTATGGTTTGGCAAGGGAGAGCCGGAAGCCACGCAGGTAATATTTTCACTCGCGGAAAAAGACAACGCCACCCATGTAAAAATCAAACACAAGGGCGTGGGAAAAGTGGCCCTCTGGACGGACGACAACGAAAAACAAATCCGTGATGGATGGCAGCGCGCCCTGGCAAATTTAAAATCGGTACTCGAAACCGGTCTGGACAAACGCATTTTTGACCTCCCCATGTTGGGCGTTTTCCCTGCCGCACTGGTGGACGAGAAGATGATCGCGGAGTTGGATTTACCGATTGAAACTGGCGTGCGCATCAGCGGCGTGTTGGCAGGCATGTCGGCAGAATCCGCCGGTTTACAAGGCAATGACGTAATTTTTAGCATTAATGGCCACGAACTAAAAACCTTCCCTGATTTTGGCAAGGCCATCGCTGGCAAACAGGCCGGTGAAAGGGTAGATGTGGTCTTCTACCGCGGGAGTGAAGCCAAGACTGTAGAAATGGTACTCTCCGGGCGTCCAGCCCCCAAACTGCCATCATCTGCGGCAGAACTTGCGCAACAAACCGCCGCAATCTACGCAGAAGTGGATGCCGAGTTAAACGCGCTCTTCAAGGGAGTCAGCGAAAAAGAAGCCGCAGCACGTCCGGCCCCTGAGGAATGGAGCGCAAAAGAAACTCTGGCGCACCTGATCTATTCTGAACGCTGGCTGCATCTGGCAATCACCTGCTTTATCGGAAACTATCGTACCGGAGGTTTCCACAACGATCTGGGAATGCACACTGCCATCGCCAATGCATATTCCCTGCCCGATTTAATTGCCGAACTCAAACGCTGCGAAGCGATTACTGTGGCAGCAGTCCGAGAACTGCCAGATGAGTTCATCGCCGACAAACGCCGTCTTATGGAATTAGTACAAAATGTCGGAGAGTATGGGTTTGCTCTGCACACGCGCAGCCACTTCCCGCAAATCCAGGCTGCTATTGAGGCTGTCCGCGCTCATACCGCAGATGGATAGACACGGAAAATTATTGCATCTATAATCACATAGAAGGTTGGCAGCACTCTTCATCGAACAGATAATATCTGCTGCATCGCTAACTCCATCGAAAAGCTGCCAAAGAATCTGGCAGCTTTTTAATTTCCAGAATATACTCACAAGTCAGGATCATGCAAAGGAGAAACTCATGAAACGACGCACGATTGGCATTGTTTTGATGCTGGGCATACTATTGACCGCCTACGATAGCCCTGCAGAGATACCCACCCCCGCAGGAGAACCGCTCCCAACCGTCGTCGCCTACGACGGCCCGTCGCGAATTGTTTTTTCATCGAATCGCGGGGAGGATCCCAACAAACTTGATCTTTATTTAATTGACCCCGAAAGCGCCGAAATCACGCCGATCAACACGGGCGTTGATGCTGCAATTCTGCCAAGCTGGTCGCCCGATGGCAATCAGATCGCTTTCGCTTTGGCGGGTGTGTGGAATCTATACACCGTTTACGCTGATGGTACAGACCTCACTCAGGTGACCGATTTCCGCAGCAACAACCCCGATTGGGCGCCCGATGGCAGCCAGTTGGTCTTCCAGTCCGATCATCAAAACGAGCCACAGGATACGCCCGATATTTATGTGTGGAACCTGGCCGATGAAGAACTATCCGAATTGCTGGATGCGCCTGACTTCATTGACTACACCCCGCGCTGGTCGCCCGATGGCAGCCAGATTCTTTTCATATCTAATAGTTCCGGTAATATGGAAATTTTTTACATGAATCCGGATGGGAGTGAAGTCACTCAGATCACGGATAGAGACGATCCAATCAGCGGGGCGGCCTGGTCGCCCGATGGCGAACAGATTGTCTTTGTATCTGGCAAGGGGCCAAACACGGATCTTTACACGATTAACAAAGATGGAGCTGTTGACAGCGTTGTGCGCCTCACCGACGACGAATTCTCAAATACAGCCCCAGCATTCTCGCCCGATGGGGAGAACATTGTCTTCGCATCCAATCGCAGCGGCAACTGGGATCTGTGGATCGTCAATGCAGATGGAAGCGAACTGATACAACTTACCAATGACGAATACTACGATGGCTTCCCCGACTGGAGTCCCTAAATTTCTAGCGCTTTGAAAATTCAGCCAACCCCTGGGCGCAGAATCAACCTGTTTCAGCCAACCACCCCAGGGGTTGTGCGCGTCTTCGCGCCTTCCTTTCCGGATCGAGTACAATAGAGCATCCCATCCCAAAAAAGTGAGAAGAATCTTTATGCGCATTCTAGCGATTTTCAACGGCGAATACGGAGAACGGCACATCGCCAATCTTAAACAACATGCCCAAAAAAATTGGCAAATCGAAACCTGGCAAGCCCCTAAAACCTTCCCATTGGTAATCGATTACCCTGAAGATCACATCCCCGAAAG
Proteins encoded in this region:
- a CDS encoding PDZ domain-containing protein; the protein is MSKSPSLKFEETIQAPADQVYRALTNAAALQSWFADFAEINATKGGRFYAWWNTGYYAVGTVKKCKPDEKIKLVWFGKGEPEATQVIFSLAEKDNATHVKIKHKGVGKVALWTDDNEKQIRDGWQRALANLKSVLETGLDKRIFDLPMLGVFPAALVDEKMIAELDLPIETGVRISGVLAGMSAESAGLQGNDVIFSINGHELKTFPDFGKAIAGKQAGERVDVVFYRGSEAKTVEMVLSGRPAPKLPSSAAELAQQTAAIYAEVDAELNALFKGVSEKEAAARPAPEEWSAKETLAHLIYSERWLHLAITCFIGNYRTGGFHNDLGMHTAIANAYSLPDLIAELKRCEAITVAAVRELPDEFIADKRRLMELVQNVGEYGFALHTRSHFPQIQAAIEAVRAHTADG